A window of Hymenobacter aerilatus contains these coding sequences:
- a CDS encoding HNH endonuclease, giving the protein MINQRIELMKIKPIKGIIKNQVFSVKISNHSLGLPLQEDDNYTVFTDGTVYSEKRRKYLKPGTNKGGYKYFGICTNGKSKSQLAHRLVANTFIPNFNDSPQIDHIDHNRQNNNVNNLRWVTNQKNQFNTSSVKGSSSQYVGVSWAKDRDKWKAQIETNGKNENLGYFKTEIEAHEAYQTAKAQLHKI; this is encoded by the coding sequence ATGATAAACCAGCGTATTGAGTTAATGAAAATAAAACCAATCAAAGGAATAATTAAGAACCAAGTTTTCTCAGTGAAGATTAGTAATCACAGTCTTGGGCTACCACTTCAGGAAGATGATAACTACACGGTCTTTACGGATGGGACTGTTTATTCTGAGAAAAGGAGAAAGTATTTGAAACCTGGGACTAATAAAGGTGGGTATAAATATTTCGGAATCTGTACTAATGGTAAAAGTAAAAGTCAATTAGCCCACCGACTAGTAGCAAATACATTTATTCCAAATTTTAACGATTCCCCACAAATAGACCATATTGACCATAACAGACAAAATAACAATGTTAACAATTTACGTTGGGTTACTAATCAGAAAAATCAATTCAATACGAGTTCAGTTAAAGGTAGTAGTAGCCAATATGTTGGAGTTAGTTGGGCTAAAGATAGAGACAAATGGAAGGCTCAGATAGAAACAAATGGTAAAAATGAAAATCTAGGATACTTCAAAACAGAGATAGAAGCCCATGAAGCATATCAGACAGCTAAAGCCCAATTGCATAAAATCTAA
- a CDS encoding phage antirepressor KilAC domain-containing protein: MKNQHSFLKTQNKKTNNYMQVSQNDEKDYKREVGDFTGLAVLQGGKLLVTDYIPKEAWEYFVPNVLLTDNDFPLSLAYIFELGCQTHKKESYEAENKLALYADAVGSHKPGTTRQEKIDWTNNMLEAEGSYTIGIAARILRHGIRGLFKFLVERKMLTKSGGRYHIAEAYKNSGYFASVDRTIEITSPGMYFLWQQLTKDNLIPQY; this comes from the coding sequence GTGAAAAATCAGCACTCTTTTCTTAAAACTCAAAACAAAAAAACAAATAATTATATGCAAGTTTCACAAAACGACGAAAAAGATTACAAGAGAGAAGTTGGAGATTTTACCGGATTGGCAGTATTGCAGGGTGGTAAACTATTGGTCACTGATTACATACCTAAAGAGGCGTGGGAATATTTCGTACCAAATGTTTTACTAACTGATAATGATTTCCCCCTAAGTCTCGCCTACATTTTTGAACTAGGTTGCCAAACACATAAAAAGGAAAGTTATGAGGCCGAAAATAAACTAGCTCTTTATGCTGACGCCGTTGGAAGCCATAAGCCCGGCACAACCCGACAAGAAAAAATTGATTGGACCAATAATATGTTGGAAGCAGAAGGTAGTTACACTATTGGTATTGCTGCTAGGATTCTAAGGCATGGAATCAGAGGCTTATTTAAGTTTCTAGTTGAACGCAAGATGTTAACCAAAAGCGGAGGACGTTATCATATTGCTGAAGCCTACAAGAATAGCGGATATTTTGCCTCTGTTGACCGCACAATTGAAATAACTAGTCCAGGTATGTATTTTCTGTGGCAGCAGCTAACAAAAGATAATCTAATTCCTCAGTACTAA
- a CDS encoding antA/AntB antirepressor family protein — MQDLITITPNPNGNGQQVVSARELHTFLESKQDFSTWIKNRIKKYGFVENVDFEVYHNLVENLEGGRPTIEYALLLDTAKELSMVEGNEKGRIARRYFIQCEKQLKEIAAKPQSQLDILAGAIQALQHQEQRMVAVETDVADVQQEVKQLQHAYENNVIPLDYYAVAGYCKKQKKTLTPADVQRMGKLATALSKDSEYPKRFIPDAKYGQVGVYHVSVLKLVTGF, encoded by the coding sequence ATGCAAGATTTAATCACAATCACACCTAATCCTAATGGAAATGGTCAGCAAGTAGTATCAGCAAGAGAACTACACACATTCTTAGAGTCCAAGCAAGACTTTTCAACTTGGATTAAGAATAGAATTAAAAAATACGGTTTCGTTGAAAATGTAGACTTTGAGGTTTACCATAATCTTGTGGAAAACCTTGAAGGAGGCAGACCTACAATAGAATATGCTCTCCTACTGGATACCGCCAAGGAACTATCAATGGTGGAGGGTAACGAAAAAGGACGTATTGCCCGACGTTATTTTATCCAGTGCGAAAAGCAACTAAAGGAGATAGCAGCTAAACCACAAAGTCAGCTGGATATTCTAGCAGGAGCAATCCAGGCACTACAGCACCAGGAGCAACGCATGGTAGCAGTTGAAACCGACGTGGCCGACGTTCAGCAGGAGGTTAAGCAATTACAACACGCCTACGAGAATAATGTAATTCCACTTGATTATTACGCTGTAGCAGGTTATTGCAAGAAACAGAAAAAAACTCTCACACCTGCCGACGTGCAACGTATGGGAAAACTAGCTACGGCACTGAGTAAGGATTCAGAATATCCAAAGCGTTTTATTCCAGACGCCAAATATGGTCAGGTTGGGGTTTACCATGTATCAGTATTGAAGTTGGTAACTGGTTTCTAA